The Sulfitobacter donghicola DSW-25 = KCTC 12864 = JCM 14565 genome has a segment encoding these proteins:
- a CDS encoding Hint domain-containing protein — translation MFTISGSGNSTFTVTGSFTVTVFDSDDNLGVGDDQIFGGGATETGAAAVIQSLSAGAPSGWNIGDTFYFGGSRGIESGSGTDDYLIPKVAGTWQISTALYSLPGASIPLVVGETYTRLGDTGNVDAEVVPCFTTGTKIKTLFGEICIENLEIGDRVLTLDCGYQPVRWVGCKTVLVSQKSAPICFFAGSIGNEEKLLVSPNHRMLIRASKAEMMFGASEVLIAAKYLTMMKGVSKVRPKTVTYVHVLFDQHQIIHANGALSESFHPGPVALAALESETRQEVLEIFPELANRSYRRNPTVRMCLRPHEIKALQPALC, via the coding sequence ATGTTCACGATTTCAGGCAGCGGGAACAGCACGTTTACGGTGACCGGAAGCTTCACTGTGACGGTATTTGATTCCGATGATAATTTGGGGGTTGGCGATGACCAAATCTTTGGCGGTGGCGCAACAGAGACTGGTGCAGCTGCGGTCATTCAATCGCTCAGTGCTGGTGCACCTTCTGGATGGAATATTGGTGATACCTTCTATTTTGGCGGTTCTAGGGGGATCGAATCTGGATCGGGGACCGATGACTATCTGATTCCAAAGGTAGCTGGTACTTGGCAGATTTCGACCGCTCTCTATAGTTTGCCTGGCGCATCTATTCCTTTGGTTGTGGGTGAAACCTACACCCGCCTTGGCGATACGGGGAACGTAGATGCCGAGGTGGTGCCTTGCTTTACAACTGGTACAAAAATCAAAACCCTGTTTGGGGAAATCTGCATCGAGAACCTTGAAATAGGCGATCGTGTTTTAACATTGGATTGCGGCTACCAACCCGTGCGCTGGGTCGGCTGCAAAACGGTTCTTGTTTCCCAAAAATCCGCTCCGATCTGTTTTTTTGCAGGTTCGATCGGCAATGAGGAAAAGCTGCTCGTCTCTCCCAACCACCGCATGTTGATACGCGCCTCCAAAGCGGAAATGATGTTTGGCGCATCTGAGGTACTGATCGCTGCTAAATACCTGACGATGATGAAAGGCGTCAGCAAAGTGCGGCCCAAAACCGTTACCTATGTCCATGTCCTGTTCGACCAACACCAGATCATCCATGCAAACGGCGCCCTAAGCGAAAGTTTTCATCCCGGCCCTGTTGCTTTGGCTGCATTAGAAAGTGAAACGCGCCAAGAAGTATTGGAAATCTTTCCTGAACTCGCCAACAGAAGCTATCGAAGAAACCCGACTGTTCGAATGTGTCTCAGGCCACATGAGATCAAGGCGCTTCAGCCCGCCCTTTGCTAA
- a CDS encoding AMP-binding protein, with protein MSAQRFKWHPDARAFFTDLAFIPEKRTAQASIAAQPVSLALQGLADTLGSDTGFCLSDFANLDLSTLSSSQFATLTGGTSGQPKVIARTQESWIKSFHANAKLFKYSAKDSIAVLGSLSHSLALYGVLEGLHLGHDVHALSELSALQQSEHLLRHHCSILYATPTQLRLLPSSARLPDIRLILCGGGTLSDAVRHHVNTICPDADLLVFYGAAESSFITLSDHTTPFGSVGRAYPDVEIEIRDPQPDGTGTIWVRSPYLFDGYLRGNSPTTMENGGWITVGERGVLDENGNLFLRGRVSRMVKIADQSVFPDELETQFANIAGMPTCAVIPRPDVLRGHHLIAVMEGAENTALRDRLFDYCKAENLIVPRQVVFLASLPLLPSGKPDLPQIETLIGALE; from the coding sequence ATGTCCGCGCAGCGTTTCAAATGGCACCCCGATGCGCGTGCGTTTTTCACGGACCTCGCATTCATTCCCGAAAAACGAACTGCCCAAGCATCCATTGCCGCCCAACCCGTTTCTCTAGCGCTTCAGGGGCTGGCAGATACATTGGGGTCAGATACCGGATTTTGCCTGAGTGATTTTGCCAATCTAGACCTGTCCACCCTAAGCTCTTCCCAATTCGCAACGCTCACTGGCGGCACCTCTGGGCAACCAAAGGTGATCGCCCGTACGCAAGAGTCGTGGATCAAAAGTTTTCACGCTAACGCCAAGCTTTTTAAATACTCGGCCAAGGATAGTATTGCTGTGCTTGGCAGCCTTAGCCATTCCCTCGCGCTATATGGCGTTCTGGAGGGGCTGCATTTGGGGCATGATGTTCACGCCCTATCCGAGTTGTCGGCACTACAGCAATCAGAGCACCTTTTGCGCCATCACTGCAGCATCTTATACGCCACGCCGACACAGCTTCGTTTGCTCCCCTCGAGTGCAAGGCTTCCCGATATACGTCTGATTTTATGTGGTGGCGGGACGTTAAGCGATGCCGTGCGCCACCATGTGAACACGATCTGCCCAGATGCCGACCTGCTGGTGTTTTACGGCGCGGCTGAGAGTAGCTTTATCACTTTGAGCGATCACACTACGCCCTTTGGATCGGTTGGCCGTGCCTACCCCGACGTAGAGATCGAAATACGCGATCCGCAACCTGATGGCACAGGTACCATTTGGGTGCGCAGCCCCTATTTGTTTGACGGGTATCTAAGGGGCAACAGCCCGACCACTATGGAAAACGGCGGATGGATCACCGTGGGGGAGCGCGGCGTATTAGACGAAAACGGCAATCTATTTTTGCGGGGGCGCGTTAGCCGAATGGTGAAAATCGCCGACCAAAGTGTTTTCCCAGATGAGTTGGAAACCCAATTTGCCAATATCGCAGGAATGCCAACCTGTGCCGTTATCCCACGCCCAGATGTGCTGCGCGGTCATCACTTGATCGCTGTGATGGAAGGTGCGGAAAATACGGCCTTGCGTGACAGGCTATTCGACTACTGCAAAGCCGAAAATCTGATCGTCCCGCGACAAGTGGTTTTCCTTGCCTCGCTTCCCCTGCTGCCCTCTGGCAAACCCGACTTGCCGCAGATCGAAACACTGATCGGAGCCCTTGAATGA
- a CDS encoding DUF1013 domain-containing protein has product MGKPIMAKATAVWLVDNTTISFKQIADFVGMHELEVQGIADGDVATGVKGFDPITNNQLTQEEIDKAQASPLHKLSLKFLAAAQGEEKRRGPRYTPLSKRQDRPASILWLVKFHPELSDAQVSKLVGTTKPTIQAIRERTHWNISNIQPIDPVALGLCKQSELDAMVQKAAAKKAAEGGVMSDDERRKLVSTEQSLGMDAEPKIPSAIEGLETFSLSTDVEEDEDAAKTDGDFADADSFFNLPDGDVDEDDTK; this is encoded by the coding sequence ATGGGCAAACCTATTATGGCGAAAGCCACCGCTGTTTGGCTGGTGGATAACACAACAATCAGCTTTAAGCAGATCGCGGATTTCGTCGGGATGCACGAGCTGGAAGTGCAGGGCATTGCCGATGGCGATGTTGCGACTGGCGTGAAGGGTTTTGACCCGATCACAAACAACCAGCTGACGCAGGAAGAGATCGACAAAGCGCAGGCAAGCCCGTTGCACAAGCTGTCGCTCAAGTTCCTCGCCGCTGCTCAGGGCGAAGAAAAACGCCGCGGCCCACGCTATACGCCCCTGTCCAAACGTCAGGACCGTCCAGCGTCGATTTTGTGGTTGGTTAAATTCCACCCCGAACTGTCTGACGCACAGGTCAGCAAGCTGGTCGGCACGACCAAGCCGACCATTCAGGCGATCCGTGAACGCACGCACTGGAACATCTCAAACATTCAGCCAATCGACCCTGTTGCGCTGGGCCTGTGTAAACAGTCCGAGCTGGATGCGATGGTTCAAAAAGCCGCTGCCAAGAAAGCCGCCGAAGGTGGTGTTATGTCTGACGATGAACGCCGCAAGCTGGTGAGCACCGAGCAGAGCCTTGGTATGGATGCAGAGCCTAAAATCCCGTCTGCGATCGAAGGTCTCGAGACATTTTCCCTGTCTACGGATGTGGAAGAGGACGAAGACGCAGCGAAAACCGATGGTGATTTCGCGGATGCGGACAGCTTCTTTAACTTGCCTGATGGTGATGTGGACGAAGACGACACAAAGTAA
- a CDS encoding biotin transporter BioY, whose translation MERTVTLVALFAALIAALGLIPQLTLAFGVPITAQSLGIMLCGTVLGSRRGFLAALLFVALVAVGLPLLSGGRGGLGLFTSPTAGFLIGFPIAAFATGYVMERLSTLNVGVAAGIAAVIGGVVVLYVFGIAGLAIVLDKTAPEAALLVKIFIPGDLIKAVLAGLITAALYRARPNSVLSRA comes from the coding sequence ATGGAACGTACTGTAACGCTGGTTGCCCTGTTTGCGGCATTGATTGCAGCGCTGGGTTTGATCCCGCAACTTACCCTGGCCTTTGGTGTGCCGATCACTGCGCAGAGCCTTGGCATCATGCTATGCGGCACGGTTTTGGGTTCACGGCGCGGGTTCCTTGCAGCCCTACTATTTGTTGCCTTGGTTGCTGTTGGCCTGCCTTTGTTGTCCGGTGGCCGCGGTGGGTTGGGTCTGTTTACATCACCAACTGCAGGTTTCCTGATTGGTTTCCCAATCGCCGCATTCGCGACGGGCTATGTGATGGAGCGCCTCAGCACGCTGAACGTTGGTGTTGCTGCGGGTATCGCGGCGGTCATCGGCGGGGTGGTTGTGCTTTATGTCTTTGGCATCGCAGGTCTGGCGATTGTCTTGGATAAAACCGCTCCAGAGGCGGCCTTGTTGGTCAAGATCTTTATTCCTGGTGACTTGATCAAGGCGGTTCTTGCGGGTCTTATCACTGCCGCGCTGTATCGTGCGCGCCCAAACAGCGTGCTTTCACGCGCCTAA
- the recR gene encoding recombination mediator RecR — protein sequence MNSTRDIDALIDLMAKLPGLGPRSARRAVLHLIRKRALLLSPLADQMQQVAATARECLNCGNVGTADICDICESEKRANGELCVVEDVADLWAMERSGVFKGRYHVLGGTLSALDAIGPQELRIPRLLDRVQSEGVSEVILALNATIDGQTTAHYIADQLEGQVQLTSLAQGVPIGGELDYLDDGTITAAMRARKQL from the coding sequence ATGAACTCGACCCGTGATATTGATGCTTTGATCGATCTGATGGCCAAGCTGCCCGGGCTTGGTCCTCGCTCGGCGCGGCGCGCGGTTTTGCACCTGATCCGCAAACGGGCGCTGCTGCTATCGCCTTTGGCGGATCAGATGCAGCAGGTCGCGGCAACGGCGCGCGAATGTCTGAACTGCGGCAATGTGGGCACCGCCGATATCTGCGACATCTGCGAAAGCGAAAAGCGCGCCAATGGCGAGCTATGCGTTGTCGAAGATGTTGCCGACCTATGGGCGATGGAGCGGTCGGGCGTGTTCAAAGGGCGCTATCACGTTTTGGGCGGCACCCTTTCCGCGCTGGACGCTATTGGCCCTCAAGAATTGCGCATCCCCCGCCTTTTGGACCGCGTTCAAAGCGAAGGGGTGAGCGAAGTGATCCTAGCGCTAAACGCCACCATTGATGGACAGACAACAGCCCATTACATCGCTGACCAGCTAGAGGGGCAGGTGCAGCTGACCTCCCTCGCCCAAGGTGTGCCTATTGGCGGAGAGCTGGATTACCTTGATGACGGGACAATCACAGCCGCGATGCGCGCGCGCAAACAGCTGTAA
- a CDS encoding energy-coupling factor transporter transmembrane component T family protein — MISLTSPVKTRAHGWPAGAKLLGLCVASVGLFSAPYLWVQMAAAATTLLLYSLPGQVFLRFGLRRLLPLWPFVVLVLVWHVATSAAYLGAVITLRMLTAVALANLVTMTTSLEAMMDVFRRILRPFSRMGLNFRAIELAAAMVIRFTPVLAEKGAALTLAWRARARRRAGWRVIVPFMVLALDDADHVADALRARGGFDTDKERH; from the coding sequence ATGATTTCGCTGACCTCTCCGGTTAAAACCCGCGCCCACGGCTGGCCAGCAGGGGCCAAATTGCTCGGGTTGTGTGTAGCATCAGTTGGGTTGTTTTCTGCGCCCTACCTCTGGGTGCAAATGGCAGCGGCCGCGACGACCCTGCTTCTCTATAGTCTACCGGGGCAGGTTTTTTTGCGTTTTGGGCTGCGCCGCCTTCTTCCGCTTTGGCCTTTTGTGGTGCTGGTCCTTGTTTGGCATGTGGCTACCTCAGCCGCCTATCTTGGCGCCGTCATTACCTTGCGGATGTTGACCGCTGTGGCATTGGCAAACCTCGTGACGATGACCACCAGCCTTGAGGCGATGATGGATGTATTCAGGCGAATACTTCGCCCTTTTTCCCGCATGGGCCTGAATTTTCGTGCGATTGAGCTTGCAGCCGCGATGGTGATCCGCTTTACCCCCGTCCTAGCCGAAAAAGGCGCTGCACTTACCCTCGCTTGGCGGGCGCGTGCGCGGCGCCGTGCTGGCTGGAGAGTAATTGTGCCGTTCATGGTGCTGGCGTTAGATGACGCTGACCATGTGGCGGACGCCCTGCGCGCGCGTGGGGGTTTTGATACGGATAAGGAACGACACTAA
- a CDS encoding COQ9 family protein: protein MTEPQSAPKDLLLQAALAHVPFDGWSAETFAAAISDSGVEKTVAQSVCPRGAVDLAILYHEQGDAQMLAKLAEADLEGMKFRERVAAAVQFRLEAIDDKELVRRGTTLFALPMYAADGAKAIWGTADAIWNALGDTSDDVNWYSKRATLSGVYSATILYWLGDDSDGHADTWAFLDRRIENVMQIEKLKAQVKDSPLLSKLVAGPTWLMSHVKAPQRAPQSGLPGRWDRS from the coding sequence GTGACAGAACCCCAAAGCGCACCAAAAGATCTTTTGCTTCAAGCTGCGTTGGCGCATGTGCCTTTCGATGGCTGGTCGGCCGAGACTTTCGCGGCTGCAATAAGCGATTCGGGAGTGGAGAAAACGGTCGCGCAAAGCGTCTGTCCGCGTGGTGCTGTTGATCTGGCGATTCTGTATCACGAACAGGGCGATGCGCAGATGCTGGCGAAACTGGCCGAGGCGGATCTGGAAGGGATGAAGTTTCGCGAACGTGTGGCAGCCGCCGTTCAATTCCGTTTGGAAGCGATAGACGACAAAGAGCTCGTGCGTCGGGGGACTACATTGTTTGCACTGCCGATGTACGCGGCAGATGGCGCCAAGGCGATCTGGGGGACTGCGGATGCGATTTGGAATGCGTTGGGTGATACCTCGGATGATGTGAATTGGTATTCCAAACGCGCAACGCTTAGCGGTGTTTATTCCGCTACGATTCTGTATTGGCTTGGGGATGACAGCGACGGGCACGCTGACACATGGGCGTTTTTGGATCGCCGGATTGAAAACGTCATGCAGATTGAAAAGCTGAAGGCCCAAGTAAAGGACAGCCCGTTGCTGAGCAAACTCGTTGCTGGCCCAACATGGTTGATGAGCCACGTAAAAGCACCTCAACGTGCGCCGCAATCGGGTCTGCCAGGGCGCTGGGACCGCTCCTGA
- a CDS encoding YbaB/EbfC family nucleoid-associated protein — MFKGLGGLGDMAGMMKKAQEMQGKMAEMQEEMHNIMVEGEAGAGLVKATCTAKGELKALDIDPSIFNGDDKEVVEDLILAAIKDAQGKASDRAQSEMAKLTEGMGLPAGMKLPF; from the coding sequence ATGTTCAAAGGATTAGGCGGTCTCGGCGATATGGCCGGCATGATGAAAAAAGCCCAAGAGATGCAGGGCAAAATGGCCGAGATGCAGGAAGAGATGCATAACATCATGGTTGAAGGTGAAGCAGGCGCAGGTCTGGTTAAGGCAACTTGTACCGCTAAGGGTGAGTTGAAGGCGCTGGATATCGACCCGTCGATCTTTAACGGTGATGACAAGGAAGTTGTCGAGGATCTGATCCTTGCCGCGATCAAAGATGCACAAGGCAAAGCCAGCGATCGCGCCCAATCCGAGATGGCGAAACTAACCGAAGGCATGGGCCTGCCTGCCGGTATGAAACTGCCATTCTGA
- a CDS encoding NAD(P)H-quinone oxidoreductase has protein sequence MSQMMRAVEITQAGGPDVLKVTERPMPEAGHGDVVIKVAWAGVNRPDALQRAGAYAPPPTASDLPGLEASGEVVAIGDGVSGLALGDKVCALLPGGGYAEYVATPAAHCLPVPTGLSLKEAACLPETFFTVWSNVFMRGGLKAGEKILIHGGSSGIGTTAIQLANAFGARVFVTAGSADKCAACVKLGAERAINYREEDFVEVMKAEGGADLILDMVGGDYIARNLKSLDLDGRLVQIAFLGGPKAEINFAPLMARRLTMTGSTLRPQSDLAKARIATELREAVWPLLDAGSVAPVMDSEFAFEDAAAAHTRMEGSGHIGKIVLKVSG, from the coding sequence ATGTCTCAGATGATGCGTGCCGTTGAAATCACCCAAGCGGGTGGTCCTGATGTGCTGAAAGTAACCGAGCGCCCGATGCCAGAGGCGGGTCACGGTGATGTGGTGATCAAGGTTGCTTGGGCTGGGGTGAACCGTCCTGATGCGTTGCAGCGGGCAGGGGCCTATGCGCCGCCGCCAACCGCCAGCGATTTGCCCGGGCTAGAGGCCTCCGGCGAAGTGGTTGCCATTGGTGATGGTGTTTCAGGGCTGGCCTTGGGCGACAAGGTCTGCGCCCTTTTGCCTGGTGGTGGCTATGCTGAATATGTCGCCACTCCAGCTGCCCATTGCCTGCCTGTCCCAACAGGTCTGAGCCTGAAGGAAGCGGCGTGCCTTCCCGAAACATTCTTTACCGTATGGTCTAATGTCTTCATGCGCGGTGGCCTGAAAGCAGGTGAAAAGATTTTGATCCATGGGGGTTCATCTGGCATTGGGACAACAGCAATCCAGCTGGCGAATGCCTTTGGTGCGCGCGTTTTTGTGACGGCTGGCAGCGCGGATAAATGCGCGGCTTGCGTCAAGCTGGGTGCGGAACGTGCCATCAACTATCGCGAAGAGGATTTCGTCGAGGTGATGAAAGCCGAAGGCGGCGCCGATCTGATTTTGGACATGGTTGGCGGTGATTATATCGCCCGTAACCTCAAATCGCTGGACTTGGATGGGCGGTTGGTGCAAATCGCGTTCTTGGGCGGGCCAAAGGCCGAGATTAATTTCGCCCCGCTTATGGCGCGCAGGCTGACAATGACGGGCTCCACATTGCGCCCTCAGTCTGATTTGGCCAAGGCGCGGATCGCAACCGAGTTGCGCGAGGCAGTCTGGCCTTTGTTAGACGCAGGCAGCGTCGCACCCGTGATGGATAGCGAGTTTGCGTTTGAGGACGCCGCCGCCGCGCATACGCGGATGGAAGGCAGCGGCCACATCGGCAAGATCGTTCTAAAAGTTAGCGGTTAA
- the rpsU gene encoding 30S ribosomal protein S21: MQVSVRDNNVDQALRALKKKLQREGVFREMKLKQHFEKPSEKKAREKAEAIRRARKLARKKAQREGMM, translated from the coding sequence ATGCAGGTTAGTGTTCGCGATAATAACGTCGATCAAGCGCTGCGCGCCCTGAAGAAAAAACTTCAGCGCGAGGGTGTGTTTCGTGAAATGAAGCTTAAGCAGCATTTCGAGAAACCTTCCGAGAAAAAAGCACGCGAGAAAGCCGAAGCGATCCGCCGTGCCCGTAAACTGGCACGTAAGAAAGCACAGCGCGAAGGTATGATGTAA
- a CDS encoding energy-coupling factor ABC transporter ATP-binding protein, protein MSKPLTLIELDSVDLEIDGKQLLRGVSLQSDAQRIAVMGRNGSGKTTLARVMAGLQVPNGGAVRIAGVDVARDRRGALGAVGILFQNPDHQIIFPTVGEELAFGLKQMGLGKAEVADRVSQTLEGFGKASWLDAAIHQLSQGQKQLVCLMAILAMGPKVIILDEPFAGLDIPTSMHLERALSKLETALVHITHDPQTILSYDHAIWIEAGKVEMQGSAGEVASAFEMAMRKLGERDDFADLSG, encoded by the coding sequence ATGTCTAAACCGCTCACCCTTATTGAATTGGATTCCGTTGATCTTGAGATTGATGGCAAGCAGCTGTTGCGCGGCGTGTCCTTGCAATCTGATGCGCAACGCATTGCAGTTATGGGGCGCAATGGTTCTGGCAAAACAACGCTGGCACGTGTGATGGCGGGGTTGCAGGTTCCAAACGGCGGAGCGGTGCGGATTGCGGGTGTGGATGTGGCGCGCGACAGGCGTGGCGCACTGGGGGCCGTTGGCATCCTGTTTCAAAACCCAGACCATCAGATCATTTTCCCAACCGTGGGCGAAGAGCTGGCCTTTGGTCTTAAACAGATGGGTTTGGGTAAGGCCGAGGTCGCAGATCGGGTTTCGCAGACGCTTGAGGGTTTCGGCAAAGCCTCATGGCTTGATGCAGCGATCCACCAACTGTCACAAGGTCAAAAGCAGCTGGTCTGCTTGATGGCGATCCTTGCAATGGGCCCCAAGGTCATCATTCTGGATGAACCGTTTGCAGGGCTGGATATTCCCACCTCGATGCATCTGGAGCGCGCACTATCCAAGCTAGAGACAGCTTTGGTTCATATCACCCATGATCCACAGACTATTCTGTCTTATGACCATGCGATCTGGATCGAAGCTGGAAAAGTCGAAATGCAAGGCTCGGCTGGCGAGGTGGCAAGCGCCTTTGAAATGGCTATGCGGAAACTGGGAGAACGTGATGATTTCGCTGACCTCTCCGGTTAA
- a CDS encoding Lrp/AsnC family transcriptional regulator produces the protein MLDAIDEKLLVALQKRGRMSNAELSEQVNLSPSACHRRVQRLEAEGYIRDYVALLDARKVGVPTTVFVEITLQGQADEVLEAFEKSVARIPDVLECHLMAGTADYLLKVVAEDTEDFARIHRQYLARLPGVGQMQSSFALRTVFKTTALPV, from the coding sequence ATGCTGGATGCTATTGATGAAAAGCTATTGGTGGCTCTGCAGAAACGCGGACGGATGTCCAATGCAGAATTGTCAGAGCAGGTGAATCTTTCGCCCTCGGCCTGCCACCGACGTGTGCAGCGGTTGGAGGCTGAGGGCTATATCCGTGACTATGTCGCGCTATTGGACGCCAGAAAGGTTGGCGTCCCTACAACAGTGTTCGTCGAGATTACACTACAGGGACAAGCAGACGAGGTTTTAGAGGCGTTTGAAAAATCTGTTGCCAGAATCCCCGATGTGCTGGAATGCCACTTGATGGCGGGAACGGCAGATTATCTTTTGAAGGTCGTTGCTGAAGACACCGAAGATTTCGCCCGTATACATCGCCAATACCTAGCGCGGTTACCGGGGGTGGGGCAGATGCAGTCCAGTTTTGCGCTGAGGACAGTTTTCAAGACGACGGCTTTGCCAGTCTGA
- a CDS encoding ribonuclease T2 family protein: protein MRRFFLICLLSLAALPAFAKGERAGEFDYYVVALSWSANWCALEGDTRNSPQCDDSEDHGWILHGLWPQFHQGYPSYCQTAKRPPSRGMTADMADIMGTGGLAWHQWNKHGSCTDLSASDYYDLSRRAYGAITRPAIFRKLDRTVKLPASVVEDAFIKDNPNLTRDSITITCRQGYIQEARICMSRDLEPVPCGRDVIKDCTLKDAVFTPLR, encoded by the coding sequence ATGCGCCGCTTTTTTCTGATCTGCTTGCTGTCATTGGCAGCCCTCCCTGCTTTTGCCAAAGGCGAACGCGCCGGAGAGTTCGATTATTACGTTGTCGCGCTGAGCTGGTCGGCGAATTGGTGCGCACTAGAGGGCGACACGCGCAACTCGCCACAGTGTGATGATTCTGAAGACCACGGATGGATTCTGCACGGGCTTTGGCCACAGTTTCATCAGGGCTACCCATCGTATTGCCAAACCGCCAAACGCCCACCATCCCGCGGGATGACAGCAGATATGGCCGATATCATGGGAACAGGTGGCCTTGCTTGGCACCAGTGGAACAAACACGGCAGCTGCACAGATCTGAGCGCGTCGGATTATTACGATCTGTCGCGGCGCGCCTATGGCGCAATCACCCGCCCTGCGATTTTTCGCAAGCTGGATCGCACGGTGAAGCTGCCCGCCTCGGTCGTCGAAGATGCCTTTATCAAAGACAATCCAAACCTCACCCGCGACAGCATCACAATCACCTGCCGCCAAGGGTACATCCAAGAGGCCCGTATCTGCATGTCTCGGGATCTGGAGCCTGTTCCATGCGGGCGTGACGTGATCAAAGATTGCACTTTAAAGGATGCGGTATTTACGCCGCTGCGATAG
- a CDS encoding thiolase family protein: MTARIIAAKRSAVVPRGGAFAALTLDQLAAPVITAALTEMGITADQVDEVIVSNAIGGGGNPARLIALAAGLPESVAGLSIDRQCAGGLDALLLAKAMIESGAADIVVAGGVESYSRRPTRMKTFPDGRPDEPYDQPPFTPWPDRDPDMSEAADDLGKLYGITREAQDTWAISSHEKALAAPPHPKEIVSIKNQDKDPFARRMSGKLAQRAKVITGDITAANTAVAADGAAFCIVVSERISRELDFQGIAIWGGASKGDRPELPGIAPLAAIKAVQAQTGIKPQDINRAEIMEAFAVQAIACVQSADIDPSIVNVGGGALARGHPIGASGAINAVRLFHELKQTGGKGLAAIAAAGGIATAVFLGA, from the coding sequence ATGACCGCACGGATCATAGCCGCAAAACGCAGTGCCGTTGTTCCAAGAGGCGGAGCATTTGCTGCTCTCACCCTTGATCAGCTTGCAGCGCCAGTGATTACTGCTGCTCTCACCGAAATGGGCATTACAGCTGACCAAGTGGATGAGGTGATCGTTTCAAACGCAATTGGCGGCGGTGGCAACCCAGCACGGCTGATCGCGCTGGCCGCTGGCCTGCCAGAATCTGTGGCTGGCCTCAGCATTGATCGCCAATGTGCAGGCGGGTTGGATGCGTTGCTATTAGCCAAAGCGATGATCGAAAGCGGCGCTGCCGACATTGTTGTCGCCGGCGGTGTCGAAAGCTATTCGCGCAGACCGACGCGCATGAAAACCTTTCCCGATGGTCGCCCAGATGAACCCTATGACCAGCCCCCCTTCACGCCTTGGCCCGACCGCGACCCTGACATGTCAGAGGCGGCAGATGATTTGGGAAAACTCTATGGGATCACGAGAGAGGCCCAAGACACTTGGGCAATCTCCAGCCATGAGAAAGCCTTGGCCGCCCCCCCACATCCCAAGGAAATTGTTTCGATCAAGAATCAAGACAAAGACCCCTTTGCGCGCAGAATGTCTGGTAAACTCGCCCAACGAGCAAAGGTGATTACGGGGGATATCACAGCAGCCAATACCGCCGTTGCTGCAGATGGAGCTGCCTTTTGCATCGTTGTATCTGAACGCATCAGCCGAGAACTGGATTTTCAAGGGATCGCCATTTGGGGGGGCGCGTCAAAGGGCGACCGCCCCGAGCTTCCCGGTATTGCGCCTTTGGCTGCAATCAAAGCGGTGCAGGCCCAAACGGGGATAAAGCCTCAGGACATCAACCGTGCAGAGATTATGGAGGCCTTTGCCGTTCAGGCAATTGCCTGTGTTCAAAGTGCGGACATTGATCCGTCGATCGTGAATGTCGGGGGGGGCGCATTGGCGCGTGGGCATCCCATTGGTGCGTCAGGCGCAATCAATGCTGTCCGGCTATTTCATGAGCTAAAGCAAACCGGCGGAAAGGGGCTTGCCGCGATTGCCGCTGCGGGCGGCATCGCGACAGCCGTGTTTTTAGGCGCGTGA